DNA from Tripterygium wilfordii isolate XIE 37 chromosome 4, ASM1340144v1, whole genome shotgun sequence:
ATTCACCATTCACCGCGACCAGAGATAAAACCCATTTCTACTAATCACATttacattaatatttttttaatattctctCTCTACATGCTTCATTCAAGACTTGAGATTCCATTCACACGGTAGTGTGAAACAGTCAATTACCCTTTTATCCTTGTATGCCAAATTAAATAGAGAGGACGATAAATACAACTTCAATTCCTTTAACGCCCAATATTTATGCATGCCTGTTTCCACAGGACTGTTGCTGGGGGACCTGAAGGTGCGCAGTTACAGGCCTGCCACCTGCGGGTCTTTGCTCTCTATGAGACTCCGCAATCAACCCCCTCTCTGGTCTCAAAACCCTAATTAGAAATAGTTGGTAattctaaatttaaaaaatcgCTGTTATATCGTCATAAATCGGCATGAACAACAGTTATGGGGCCCCTTTACATTAATTTAACAGCAAACATTTCCAAGCAGTAATTATGTCTCTAATTGATCGATTATCTGATTGTCTAGTTGCTTGAGGGGGAAGGTGGGACCGGCTTCAAAGGCCAGAGACGGACGTGATGTGACGGATCATATAATCAAACGGTTATTGTCCCACCGAGTGTGGCTGCCACGTGGTCAGACCCTTAAGGATCCAATCAAAAAGTGCAGCCACGTGGGACTGAGCAAATGGACAGCGATGGCGGCAGCTGCACTCCACCGCCGAAAAACAAAGCCTGCAATCTCAATCAATACCCAGAAGTTCCCCCACCCCCACTCCCTCATTAGTCTCATTTTCATTTCtgcgataatttttttttttttttaatccccaATTGTGTGTGATGTGAGGCCACCACcatattcattgcttgtgtgtatatataaatgcaGTAAAATTAAAATCTGTGAAGATGAGGATGAAGGGTTCACTACAAATACAATTGGGGACGGCTAATATGATATGATGATATGTTTGAGCTCTATTTTGTTGTACCTGACTTTTATCCTATCCTTCCATGACTAGTGGGTGGGGGCTGATTGCTTTGCATCCGTCCAGCCGTATATGTACAAAACCAATAACCATAATTCAATATtgtctatgtatatatgttatgGAAACTAACCAACCTACCTACAAATAATAGTCATGTCACATCCTTCAATTACGTTGTTTAAACTGTGTATTGGATAAATTAATAGGTCAGGCGTGCTATACAACTATGACAAAATTTCATGTACGGTGATCACGTCCAAAACTAGTTTGGTTTTATTGACGAATCATGTGGTTGGATTAGCTATTATTCTCGACTGTGTTTTGAAGATCTACGTACATGAGAAAGCGTGAACTAAGAATATTCGAGGTAAATTCTCGAGGAGACGCTCAAACTCTCAAGTCACTTAAATTTTTGGAAACACTTATTTACCCTGTGTTGGAGGTATATTTTTATAGGAGTGTGAGTGAGATATTCTAAAATGATTTTCAAGAAGACTTCTCGAAGGgtgaatatgatattttgattcCTTTGTGATTTTCGATTCTCTTTGATGTTCGGTCACCCAGGATTTATGATGTGATGTTATTTCCCTACCCTTAGGCTAGGGTTAGAGTCTTTCCActctaaataaaaaatattgtggGTTGGATTCCTAGTTGACTCTTGCGATATCTATCTCATGCGATGCATGATGCCTTAAAGTTTGACCGTTGTGTTCATGGAAGCTAAGAAATCTCATCGGGTGGTACCGGGTGGCTCGGTGGACACGCTACGCGTATTTGGTATTCAATTTGACTTTGATCACTCACGATTCCTCCCTAGCAAGAAATCTATGAATTTCAATTTCGTTCTataaagttgaaaattattaACAGTAAAATCGATAAATGTGAACTCAATGAATACAAAGGGTCCTCACTCGCCCTCATTTCATCCCCTAAATTGAAAGGTCACTCTCTGCTGATATCAGTGGGAGAATGGCGGTGGGACcattttattcatgatttttacACAATCTGCCAACACACACACTCTATAAGGTAAACCCTTAAGAACAAGGAAGATAGTTGTAGACCCCTTAACTTTGGTTAGTTATTATGGCCTTGAATGACAAGTTGTGACCAATAAAAACACAGGAAAACCAATCCCTAATATGTGCCAGAAAGTGATTTTACCTTACTACGACATACCCCCACAAAGATCAGACACAGACCATCTCTTTCATTTATCAATAAGTTTTACCAAATTGGGTTGTAATGTGGGGGATAGATACGTACATCTTGTTTTGATTTAAATTCACTTCAATGCAAGCACATGATTGGCATAAATTAAGGTGACAATTCAATATTGCAAGAAGAGGTCAGTAACAGAGGACAGACGGTGCATTGCATTCAATTGCCCCACAAAGACAATGCAAATATGTTAGTGAGATCAACCAGTTGGGTAATAGCCCAATCTTCATTTTTTTGGGACCAAACGTATGAATTTTAAAGATCTTGAGTTCAATTGTTATTGGGTTTTAGGCACATCTCTGTATCATGTTGTTATccatagaaaattaaaaaaaaaaagaagttagtgaaatcaagtttttttctttctttttttgcaatttgaattcAATTCTAAAGTGAACCAAGGAGCATAATAGTTTGACTTGAAAAATGGAATTCGATTGTAAAGTGAACTAAAGAGCACAACGTTTTTGACTTTGGCAGAACTGAATTGGTATCCGACACCCAGCTGAAACATTGGGCTTAAATTTGGACTCAATTTCGCAATTTAACTTCGGACAAAAAATAAGCCCAACCCAACTGCCGATGTCTTGAATAACTCCGTAGCTCCGTGCAAATGCGCAATTCAAATGAGAACTCCGCTATTTGGGCTTTAGCCCATCTATACCATAACAGGTTTTGGGCTGCGATTGGTGTGGTAAATAAGTTGGGGCCAGGATCAAACAAGGCTCAGATTGTAGAGTTGAAGCTTGTCTTAATACCTATTTAACATTCTGCACCCTGCACAGAAGAGACGAGTTGTGCATACCGCATACATTTCAGCAAGGATAACTGGGATCCGTAGCACTTGTGTTAATAATGTCCCTCTTTGTTATTTTATAATCTAGactaaaagaacaaagacattGAATCATCGACAGGCTAACCTTCGATTAATTTTATGGTTAAACGTAAACGTTTTCTTTAATCTCCCAACAATGTGGTCCGGACACAATTTGCAAGCAAAAGTTGACAGATTATCTGGGAGCAGCCGCCCAGACTTCGAGGCCCAAAGCAAAACAATCACATTGGAATTGCCCGCTGTACATCTATTTTGTAGGCAGTTTCCTCTATATATTCGCACTGATACAAACACACGTAGTCTCACCCCAATTCATTTCCTAAAAACTTGGAAACTCAACTCTCCGCACATTTTTTCTGTAAACTGCTTACATGGCTTCCTTTGTTTCAACCCCTGCATGTCCATTGGCTACCCTTCCCCCATCAAGGGTTAGAGTCCCTGGTATTCATATCAATAGTTTCTCAGTCAATGTAAGTATCATTCCTATAAAAGTATAAATGTTTCTTCTTCACTTAATTTACCAGTACTAGGCTCCTGCAAGTATTTCTGAGAAGctgtttgtgtaatttgaatcagtAACTGGTTGCAGGTTCGGCCTCTCTTCTCCGGTTTGAAGCAACTCCCAGGAATCCAACTTGAGGCAGCAGCAGCTGCTGCATCCTATCCGTTCCGCTCTAGATGCTctaggactccaatttcttgctcTGTAAGATAATTTAGTTGTAAgcttgaaacttttttttatatatataaatgcattGTTGTATGTATAGGCTCAGGCTGAGACTTTGCAAACCGTCCAAAGCACCATTGCGAAGCAACTATCAGTAGAGGTCAGCTCCGTGGCTCCTGAAACCAAATTTGCTGACTTGGGGGCTGATTCCCTCGACACGGTAATCCTTCATACACAAACATTTTTTCTACATCAGCTTGAAATTTTCTCGAACCCCAAgtacaaaacaaacacaaatcctgcttagaagaaaaaaacagacatattctaaaaaaatttattgaggAACATGATGATGTTCAGGTGGAAATTATGATGGCTTTGGAAGAACAATTCGAAGTGTCAATTGGTGAGGGTGGAGCTGAGAACATTGCCACAGTTCAGGATGCTGCAGACCTTGTTGAGAAACTGAACGCAGAAGCTACCTAGAACAGAATCTCCAGCAGGAAAAACGAGTTCCAACTTCCGTTATCTCATAATTGCCGCTAGAAAATTTCATTGTTGAGTAGAAGGTGAGTTTTGTTTCAAGTAATTGTCAGAATAGACTATAGTGAATTCTTCACTTAATGTTCTCTCCCAattttgcaataaaaaaaaaataaagtctgAAGAAATCTGTGTACCTGTTTTTCTTGGTTGAAAGTTGAATTGCACATCTTTATCAGATACAAACTTGACCATCATTTTCCCATGTCGGAGTGCCCATGTCGTGTCTCGTGTTCGTGCTTCCTAGGTTTCATGTTTGCTAAAAATGCTTCATCTTATACCACAACTGAAAGTTTCATGTGGATCAAAATCCCAACAACGAACAACAATATTTCACCAAATGCAGTAGCAGAGAACAGGTGAAGTTGAGCATGCTCCAAGACAGGATTGTGACAGATATGAGTGAACACTGTGATATCAGTATGTTATGATCAAATCTGACAAATTCTATGGAAACTTCATTACAACGTCCACCAGCTCGGTGGCTTATATGCTCAAAGAATACAATCAAAGTAAAATCCAAGTCAATAGACTACAACAGATAAAATgggaaaagaaaactaaaagaatAAAGTGAAAATGGCATCACAAATCTTAATACATCTATGTTTTCGACATCTTTAAGGTTATCACACAGAAGCTTCAATCCTAGGCTCGAAGGAGAAGGCGGACATAAACTCCATGGCTTCACCATTGATTATGCATTTTGGCAATTCAGTCCATTTGTTCATATCCAAATCGCAGAGAACATAACTGAAAAATTCAGCAGAGTTGAGGCAGATAAGTATCTGGTTACCGGTACCAACACAGTTTATGTCGACCTTCTTCCCATAGAATTCATGAGACATTGATGGAGGCATTGCTGCAATCTGATTCCAACAGTGCACGCTCTCATCGAACTTCCACACTCTAAGGCTTGCACTTCCAAAAAATTCCGACAACAGAACTACAAACATTTCTCCTCCGCATTCCACCACGTCTATGGAGTACTCCGAAAAGGCAGGCAATAGCCTTGGATACTCAGAGAAGCATTTGCGGGTCAGGTTGCAAGCCACAACCGTCCCCGAGGAGTTAAGGAAATACACAATCTCTTCACCATCTTTGAGAGTGAAGACCGACGAAAATTGCTTAGATGGGCTTCTCTGCATATCAGTAGCCACTACATTGCCAGCTTTACTAAGGAAATACACAGTATCATCACCATTTGAATCGAACTCCCGAGTTTCGTCAACCTTTCTTTTAAGTGAAACCTCTTCCTCCCAAAGATTGAGGCTGGAGTTGTAGACTTTGAAGGAGAGCTTTGGAAGCTCACCAGAGACTAATATAAGTTTGTAGGAGTGCTGATTTGTATTCATTGCAACGGCATGAAGACACTGATCTTTTGGACCAGGATCCAGTGGAGGGAGATTGCGACAGGACCGTGCCACGGGATTGCATACAATGAAGTTCCCAGCACCACTGCGGAAACAAACCAAGCCTCCCGATGCTGATACAGGCATGGAGTTACAATTAGCGTTTTGTGCAAAGTAAGGTGGATGATTTAGTCTTTTCCAGCCTCTTTCAGCAGAGTCAAATATGATTGATTGGTTGAGGCGGTGATCAACCATGAAAAACCAAGGTTCCCTCAAAGGAATCTGAGAACAAGCAAGCTTGAAACTAGGAGAATCTGCAATTGATTTCCATCTCTTGCACACCGAGCTTAGGCGAAAGAATGTGGATGTTGGTAGCCATGAAAGGACCTTTTCAAGAAGATCTTGATTGAGTTCATCCATGGAGAAGAAGTTCAATGTACACTCATCTTGCTCTTGCAACTTCCTCTTTCTAGTTTGTCTTGAAGCACCACAATCCATGTTCTCCATCGACTGAGAGATTCACAACTGGCAAAAACATAAGGAGACATTAGATTCTATGCAGATCATACTGAAtcagagaaaacaaaaagaatttcCCTAACCATAGCTATGCAGAAACAATCAAAGTTAATATTTTTCAGGCCTAAGAAATCAGTTAGCTCCAGATTTTAATTCCATTCTTGCACATACAAGCATCAGAATCAACAAATTCTCCATTCACATACCAGGAAATTAAAAgtaatgagaaaaaaaattgcgaATTGATTCTCTCAATAAGTTGGAAAGAAAATGccaaacagaaagaaaagcaCTAAAAAAGGGACCAAGAAATGAACTTTTCTAATACGATAAGATAGAGATGGGGAAAAAAGTGGCGAAAAAGAGATAGAAACCATTCCATCTTCAATAAATAAGGGAATTAACACCAGATTgagattctttttctttaattatcaATGCAAAGAAGGTGTTTTTGGCACAAAATTAACCCAAAGTTCCACTGATAAACAGCAAAATGAAGCTTCTCACAGAGAACAGAACACCACATATTCACCCAACAAAAACAGGCAAGACCCAGATTgagattataaaagaaaaccacaaaaatCACAAACACGGATGACATGACAGTAATGAGAGACGAGAACAGTAGAGAAGGAAACTTACCAGAAGCTGCAACCTTGAAAATGAGAGTGGGAGGTTGGGGGATACGGATGTGCTTATATAAAAggactaaacaaacaaaaagagaaaGCCAAACTTCCAAAGCTAGGTGGAGGAAGGGAGATAGGAAGTTTCCTCGAGGAAGCTCTTTTTGCTGTTGTTGGCGTTGACACACACAAAGAAACACACAAAGAAACCCAAGGGGTCACTAAACAAACACACGGTCAATGTAGTTGACTCTGCTAAACTGGCATTGGATTCGTGTTTCG
Protein-coding regions in this window:
- the LOC119997969 gene encoding F-box only protein 13-like; amino-acid sequence: MENMDCGASRQTRKRKLQEQDECTLNFFSMDELNQDLLEKVLSWLPTSTFFRLSSVCKRWKSIADSPSFKLACSQIPLREPWFFMVDHRLNQSIIFDSAERGWKRLNHPPYFAQNANCNSMPVSASGGLVCFRSGAGNFIVCNPVARSCRNLPPLDPGPKDQCLHAVAMNTNQHSYKLILVSGELPKLSFKVYNSSLNLWEEEVSLKRKVDETREFDSNGDDTVYFLSKAGNVVATDMQRSPSKQFSSVFTLKDGEEIVYFLNSSGTVVACNLTRKCFSEYPRLLPAFSEYSIDVVECGGEMFVVLLSEFFGSASLRVWKFDESVHCWNQIAAMPPSMSHEFYGKKVDINCVGTGNQILICLNSAEFFSYVLCDLDMNKWTELPKCIINGEAMEFMSAFSFEPRIEASV
- the LOC119996330 gene encoding acyl carrier protein-like produces the protein MASFVSTPACPLATLPPSRVRVPGIHINSFSVNVRPLFSGLKQLPGIQLEAAAAAASYPFRSRCSRTPISCSAQAETLQTVQSTIAKQLSVEVSSVAPETKFADLGADSLDTVEIMMALEEQFEVSIGEGGAENIATVQDAADLVEKLNAEAT